A DNA window from Candidatus Bathyarchaeota archaeon contains the following coding sequences:
- a CDS encoding NifB/NifX family molybdenum-iron cluster-binding protein — translation MKKIKIAVATNKKEGLEDVVSQVFGRASTFTIIEVEDREIQKVKVIENPAASYNHGVGPLVVKELVDLKTDVVIAPEFGPGASTLLEHHKITMISSEPSTKVKNAVENALKKLETK, via the coding sequence ATGAAAAAGATTAAGATCGCCGTTGCGACGAATAAAAAGGAAGGATTAGAAGATGTTGTTTCACAAGTGTTTGGCAGAGCCAGCACATTCACAATTATAGAAGTTGAAGACAGGGAAATCCAAAAAGTCAAAGTCATTGAGAACCCAGCAGCATCATACAACCACGGAGTGGGACCACTTGTGGTCAAGGAATTAGTTGATCTAAAAACTGATGTGGTAATTGCCCCAGAATTCGGCCCCGGAGCATCAACACTGCTTGAGCACCATAAGATAACCATGATTTCATCAGAACCAAGCACAAAGGTCAAAAACGCCGTTGAAAACGCACTGAAAAAACTCGAAACCAAATAA